The stretch of DNA GCTGATCGACGAGGACGCCTGGTCGTTCGTGTGGGTGGTCGACGCCCCCCTGTTCAAGCCCACCGGTGAGGACGACGACGTCGCGCTCGGCACCAGCGCCTGGACGGCCGTGCACCACGCGTTCACGTCGCCCACGCCGGAGTGGGTCGACCGGTTCGAGGAGGACCCGGGCAACGCCCTGGCGTACGCGTACGACATCGTGTGCAACGGCAACGAGATCGGCGGCGGCTCCATCCGTATCCACCGCCGCGACGTGCAGGAGCGCGTGTTCGCCGTGATGGGGATCGACCACGACGAGGCACAGGAGAAGTTCGGCTTCCTGCTCGACGCCTTCAAGTTCGGCGCCCCGCCGCACGGCGGGATCGCGTTCGGCTGGGACCGCATCGTCGCGCTGCTCACGCACGCCGAGTCGATCCGCGACGTGATCGCCTTCCCGAAGTCCGGCGGCGGGTTCGACCCGCTGACGGGTGCGCCGGCCCCGATCACACCCGAGCAGCGCCGCGAGGCCGGGGTGGACGCCAAGCCGAAGGCCCCCGCGCCCGCACCCGCCGTCTAGGCCCCACCGCATGACCGTCCTGGACCAGGTGCCGGTCCGATGGCGGCACGACCGACTGGTGCGCTCCGACGCCCCTCGCCTGGGTGGCGCCCGCGTGCTGACGGCCGGGGATTCCTGGGTCGCCGTCACCGACGGCTCCCACGGCACCTCGGTCGTCGGCTACGGCGACGGGGGCGGCGCGGCGCGCCTGGTCACGGCGCTCGTGGCGGCGGGCGAGCTGCGGCCTCCGCTGCACTGGTTGAGCCTGCCGCGCGACGTCGACGTGCCCGCCGAGGTGGCTGCCGCGCTCCAGGTCGAGCCGCTGCCGGGGTGGGACTGGCTCTCGGTCGATGCCCTCCCGCCGGTCCTCCCGCGCGAGTCGCAGGTCGTGCGCCTGGACCTGGGCATCGAAGCGCCCGCCATCCGTGAGTGCTTGGAAGAGGCGAACCCCGGCACGGATGCAGATCCGGACGGCGCGCACGAGATCGCGTGGTGGGGTGTCCGCGGACCGCGAGGCGGTCTGCTGGGCGTCATCGGGGCGTCCGAGCGCGGCGGTGGCCACCCGGGGGAGCAGACGTGGCACCTGCACGGTCTGGGGGTGCGTCCGGGCGCACGGCGACAGGGGCTGGGAGCCGCACTGACGGCGGCCGCCGTGCGCGACGGCCTCGGCCAGGGTCTGCCGTGGGTGTCCCTCGGCGTCTGGGCGCACAACGAGCCGGCCCTGGCGATGTACGCCGCCCTCGGGTTCCGCACCGACCACCGCCGGCGGTCGTACCGACCCCGCGGGCAGGCGGGGACGCACCCGCACCGCTGACCGGAGCCCGCCGAGCTCAGTGCGTGATGGCCAGCCGCTCGTGCAGCCGGCGCAGCGGTGCCGGTGCCCACCAGTTCCACCGGCCGAGCACGGTCATCGTCGCGGGCACCAGCAGCACGCGGACCACGGTCGCGTCGACCAGCACCGCCACGGCCAGGGCGAAGCCGACCTCCTTGATCACCAGGAGGCGGCCGGCGACGAAGCCGGTGAAGACCACGATGACGATGGCGGCGGCCGACGTGATGATGCGCCCCGACCGCTGCAGACCGAGTCGCACGGCGTCGTCGCTGGTCGCCCCGCCGTCGTACAGCTCCTTGATCCGGGACAGCAGGAACACCTCGTAGTCCATCGCCAACCCGAACGCGAAGGCGACCACGAGCGCGAGGACGTACGTCTCGATCCCGCCGACCGAGGTGAAGCCCAGCAGCCCGGCCAGGTGCCCGTCCTGGAACGTCCAGACGAGCACGCCGAGAGAGGCGGACAGCGACAGCACGTTGGTGAGCAGGGCCTTGAGCGGGACCACCACCGACCCCGTCATCAGGAACAGCAGCACGAGCGTCGCGAGCGCCACGATGCCGCCGGCGATCCAGGCGCGTTGCGTCAACGCCTTCTGGAAGTCGAGCTCGTGCGCGGCCTGCCCGGTCACCCACACGGGGTAGCCCGGCCGCATCGCGCGGATCTCCGTCACCACGTCGCGCGCCACGCCGCCCGCGGGGTCGGCGGTCTCGGGCCGGACGCCGATCTGCACGTAGGAGCCGACCGCGGCGGGTGGGTCGACCGACCGCACGTGCGGCGAGCGAGCGAGCGTCGCGGCCAGCGCGGTGCCCTGCTCCATGGGCGCCTGCACCAGCACCGTGATGGCGGGGGCCGCCGCGGACGGGTACTGGTCCGCGAGCAGCCGCAGGAACGTCACCTGGTCGCTGCCCCGCGGCAGCAGCTCGGCGCCGGAGTTCCGGAGCTCGAGGTGGGTGAGGGGCGCCGCGAGGAGCGCCAGCAGCGCCAGCGCGCCGCCCATCACCCACCACGGCCGCCGCTGGACGCGGCCGGCCAGCCGGGAGAAGGAGCCCTCCTCGGACTGCACGTCAGACGTGCGGGCCAGCACGCCCCGGAGCACCGGGACGCGCGCCAGCACGCTGGGACGGGCCAGCCGGCGGCCGGACCACACCAGCAGTGCCGGGACGAGGGTCAGCGCCGTGGCCAGGGCGATGACGATGACGGCGACCGCGGCGCCGCCGATCGCCCGCAGGATGTCGGGCCGGAACACCAGCAGCCCCGCGATGGAGATCGCAACCGTCAGCGCGGAGAACGTGACGGTCCGGCCAGCGGTGGCCATGGTGCGCTCGACGGCCTCCGCCACGGCGCCGTCGCCCCGTCGACGCCGGCTGCCCACGCCACCGTCTGCGTCCGTGAGCCGGTGCAGCTCCTCGCGGTAGCGGCTGACCACCAGGAGGCCGTAGTCGATGGACAGACCCAGGCCCAGGACGGTGACGACGTTGACGACCGAGGCGTCCACATCCATGACGTAGGACAGCCCCAGCACCGCAGCGAGACCGCCGGCGATCGAGGCGAGGGCGCCGGCCATCGGCATGGCCGCCGCGATGAAGCCCCCGAACACGAGCACCATCACCAGCAGCGCCACCGGCAACGCGATCGCCTCGCCGGTGCGCAGGTCCCTCTCCACCTGGCCGGTGATCGCGTCGACGATCAAGGGGGTGCCGCCGACCACGCCCGTCACCTGGGGTGCGACCGGCCGCAACAGGCTCGGGGTGTCCCTGAGCAGGCCCTCGACGTCGTGCAGGGCCGTCGTCTTCGCCTCCCCGACGACGCCGGCACGCAGCTCCACCACGACGAGGAAGCCGTGCCCGTCGCGGGCGACCAGAGGGGCAGCCGCCGGGTTCGCCACGCCACCCGGCAGGACCAGCGGGTCGATCACGGACCCGACGCCCGCCACCGCGGCGAGCCTGGCCCGCTGCGGCGCCAACGCCTCCGCGACGCCGGCGGCCGACGGGTCGACGCCGCTGAGGGCCAGCGTCACCGACGCACCGCCCTGGGCGCTGCCGGCCAGGATCGCGTCCGCCGCGTCGCTCTCGGAGCCGGGCACGGCCGGCGCGCCGGTGCTCACGCGGTCGAACACCGTCTGCCCCGTCACGCCCACCCCGGCGACCAGGTACGCCACGACGGCGAGCAGCACCCACACGAGCACGGCCGTACGGGGGTGACGGGCGACGGCGCGGCCGAGACGTGCGAACACGCTCGTCATCGTCGCAGCAATCCCCGCCCTGCGCGTGCGCCCGCGTGGGTGGTCCCACCGGCCGGGGCGGGAGCGTGGGCGCCGGTGCGTAGGCTTCCCGCCGTGGACCTGTTCGACGCGGCGCAGTCGACCGCGCAAGGCCTGCCCGAGGTCGGGGCCGGTGCACCGCTGGCGGTGCGCATGCGACCGCGGACCCTCGGCGAGGTGGCCGGTCAAGCCCACCTGCTGGAGCCGGGCTCACCGCTGCGCCGCCTCGTCGAGCCGCAGTCGGCCGCCGCTCGGCGGGCGGCGCCCACGTCCGTCGTCCTGTGGGGACCTCCGGGGACCGGGAAGACGACTCTCGCCTACCTCATCGCCGCGACGTCCGGACGCCGGTTCGTGGAGCTGTCGGCCGTCACGGCGGGCGTCAAGGACGTGCGCGCGGTGATCGACGAGGCACGGCGCCGGCTGGCGACCGACGGCGGCGAGACGGTGCTGTTCATCGACGAGGTCCACCGGTTCACCCGGACGCAGCAGGACGCGCTGCTGCCCAGCGTGGAGAACCGGTGGGTCACCCTCGTCGCGGCCACCACCGAGAACCCGTCGTTCTCGGTGAACGGTCCGCTCCTGTCCCGCTCGCTGCTGCTCACGCTGCACCCCCTGTCCGTCGAGGAGGTCCGCGCGCTGGTCCGGCGCGCGGTGGCCGACGAGCGCGGCCTCGCCGGCGGGGTGGAGCTGGAGGCCGAGGCCGAGGAGCACCTGCTGCGGCTGGCCGGTGGGGACGCCCGGAAGGCGCTGACGATCCTCGAGGCGGCGGCAGGCGCTGCCCTCTCGGCAGCACCGGTCGCCACGGGGGACGAGGAGCCCCGCCCGGCGGTGGTCGACCTCGCGACCGTGGAGCGGGCGATCGACGTCGCCGCGGTCCGCTACGACCGGGACGGCGACCAGCACTACGACGTGATCAGCGCGTTCATCAAGTCCGTGCGCGGGTCGGACGTCGACGCGGCGCTGCACTACCTGGCCCGGATGATCGCCGCGGGGGAGGACCCCCGGTTCATCGCGCGGCGCATCGTCATCTCGGCGGCGGAGGACGTCGGCATGGCGGACCCGAGCGCCCTGCAGACCGCCGTCGCCGCCGCGCAGGCCGTGGCCCTGATCGGCATGCCGGAGGCCCGGATCATCCTGGCCGAGGCCGTGGTGCACCTGGCCACGGCGCCCAAGTCGAACGCCGCCTACCTCGGTGTCGACCGTGCACTGGCTGACGTGCGGGCGGGACGGATCGGCAGCGTGCCGGCGCACCTGCGGGACGCCCACTACGCCGGCGCGCAGCAGCTGGGGCACGGCAAGGGCTACGTGTACGCGCACGACGAGCCGCACGCGGTCGCCGCCCAGCAGTACCTGCCCGACGAGCTCGTCGGCACCCGGTACTACGAGCCCTCGGACCGCGGGTACGAGCGCCAGGTGTCCGAGCGGCTCGACCGGATCCGTCCCCTGCTGCACCCGGACGAGCCCCGCTGAGCCGGTAGAGGCCCCGCGCCGGCATCATGGGCTTCGCCGCGGTCTCAGGGCGGGCGGTCCCGGGGCCTCCTCACGTCCGGTAGAGTGGACGGGTTCGTCGTGCGCTCGCGTGCGACGACGCCTGGGGTCTCAGCCTCGCCACCGTCAGCAGCACAGAACCACCGTCGACGGCGGCTCCATGGTCGGCCCCACGCCCGCCGGACCCGGTGTCCGCCCGTGGGCGTGACGTCATCACCACGACAGGAAGAACATCTCTGTGACCAACGTGACCCGTTCGCGTCGTCAGGTCCGCCTGAGCCGCGCCCTCGGCCTGGCCCTGACGCCCAAGGCCGTCAAGCACTTCGAGAAGCGGCCCTACCCGCCCGGCGAGCACGGCCGCGCCCGTCGCCGCACCGAGTCCGACTACGCGGTCCGGCTGCGCGAGAAGCAGCGTC from Cellulomonas sp. NTE-D12 encodes:
- a CDS encoding GNAT family N-acetyltransferase; translated protein: MTVLDQVPVRWRHDRLVRSDAPRLGGARVLTAGDSWVAVTDGSHGTSVVGYGDGGGAARLVTALVAAGELRPPLHWLSLPRDVDVPAEVAAALQVEPLPGWDWLSVDALPPVLPRESQVVRLDLGIEAPAIRECLEEANPGTDADPDGAHEIAWWGVRGPRGGLLGVIGASERGGGHPGEQTWHLHGLGVRPGARRQGLGAALTAAAVRDGLGQGLPWVSLGVWAHNEPALAMYAALGFRTDHRRRSYRPRGQAGTHPHR
- a CDS encoding MMPL family transporter, with the protein product MTSVFARLGRAVARHPRTAVLVWVLLAVVAYLVAGVGVTGQTVFDRVSTGAPAVPGSESDAADAILAGSAQGGASVTLALSGVDPSAAGVAEALAPQRARLAAVAGVGSVIDPLVLPGGVANPAAAPLVARDGHGFLVVVELRAGVVGEAKTTALHDVEGLLRDTPSLLRPVAPQVTGVVGGTPLIVDAITGQVERDLRTGEAIALPVALLVMVLVFGGFIAAAMPMAGALASIAGGLAAVLGLSYVMDVDASVVNVVTVLGLGLSIDYGLLVVSRYREELHRLTDADGGVGSRRRRGDGAVAEAVERTMATAGRTVTFSALTVAISIAGLLVFRPDILRAIGGAAVAVIVIALATALTLVPALLVWSGRRLARPSVLARVPVLRGVLARTSDVQSEEGSFSRLAGRVQRRPWWVMGGALALLALLAAPLTHLELRNSGAELLPRGSDQVTFLRLLADQYPSAAAPAITVLVQAPMEQGTALAATLARSPHVRSVDPPAAVGSYVQIGVRPETADPAGGVARDVVTEIRAMRPGYPVWVTGQAAHELDFQKALTQRAWIAGGIVALATLVLLFLMTGSVVVPLKALLTNVLSLSASLGVLVWTFQDGHLAGLLGFTSVGGIETYVLALVVAFAFGLAMDYEVFLLSRIKELYDGGATSDDAVRLGLQRSGRIITSAAAIVIVVFTGFVAGRLLVIKEVGFALAVAVLVDATVVRVLLVPATMTVLGRWNWWAPAPLRRLHERLAITH
- a CDS encoding replication-associated recombination protein A; translation: MDLFDAAQSTAQGLPEVGAGAPLAVRMRPRTLGEVAGQAHLLEPGSPLRRLVEPQSAAARRAAPTSVVLWGPPGTGKTTLAYLIAATSGRRFVELSAVTAGVKDVRAVIDEARRRLATDGGETVLFIDEVHRFTRTQQDALLPSVENRWVTLVAATTENPSFSVNGPLLSRSLLLTLHPLSVEEVRALVRRAVADERGLAGGVELEAEAEEHLLRLAGGDARKALTILEAAAGAALSAAPVATGDEEPRPAVVDLATVERAIDVAAVRYDRDGDQHYDVISAFIKSVRGSDVDAALHYLARMIAAGEDPRFIARRIVISAAEDVGMADPSALQTAVAAAQAVALIGMPEARIILAEAVVHLATAPKSNAAYLGVDRALADVRAGRIGSVPAHLRDAHYAGAQQLGHGKGYVYAHDEPHAVAAQQYLPDELVGTRYYEPSDRGYERQVSERLDRIRPLLHPDEPR